The window ACAGCCGACGAGGAGGGATACCATCCGGTGGGCGATCATCTGCCCACGCCGCCCCCAGTTCCCGCCTATGTGCTCCGCGCCCTGGAATATATTCGCACTCATCCTCCGTCCCAGAAGGATCAACAGTAGGTTGAAGGATCCAGCCACTGAAACAGATTCCGAAACTGCAACCAGTCATTGTTATTTAGAGACATACAATTGTACGTTAAACTAGTAGATACTATAATAAAACACGTCAATACAGGAAAAATGtctgcattttaatttaattaaacatttttataaagatttaataattgcAAATTGGAACTAAAAGTTATACCTTACTTAACTAACCGTTTAAGATCAAAGGGATtcacatttttgaaataactttcattaatttttaaccCTATAAAGATGTTGTTACCTTTTGTAGTCTACCAATATatgaattttatatttttgtctCAGTTATAAGTTTTTATATAAAGATCAATGgcattttcaatatattttttatatcctACAATAGtttcaacaatttttcaaGAAATTGTGACATAACGGCGACATAACTATTTCATGAGCTTTTAGCGATAGACCGATAAGTCGATAGAAAGGATATCTAAAACTAGGAGGTACACACTGgccaataaatataatttcaaaAAGGTTTTCCACCATTTAGGGGCTTTTTTGTGAACGCCTGATTTTAGCCCACTTAACTAAATTATATTACATTATAACTTATAGATTATAAGTGTTAAAATAATGCGTTAAAATTGACATTTATCGACGACGATAAACGGAAACATCAAACATCCCTGGGAAGTCCATCTCTGTTTCAATAGTGTTGCATTGCGATTTAATTTTGAACTTTCAAGCTAAGAACGACAAAACCACGTGCACCATGGCCCTTAGATTAAAAGACTCCATCGAAATTTTGGTTGAAAAAACTTCATTGTATGAGAGGCCTGAACACGAAATATTTAGAAAGGATTCGGCCGATATCACCCGGAAAATAATTCAGTGTCTTCATGAAACAAATTCCACTTTCTTGCCGGAATTCGAGGACTTGAATACAACATGTAAGATAATTTATTAAGTTTAATAAGTTTTGTAGAGCATGTTTTTTGATATAAACCTTTTAAAAAGGTTTATTCTGGAACCACCCATTTCCTCCCTTTCGCCTACCAATTCTGTGGATAAAAATGCCATTTGAAATCGATTCGGATCGTGTGATTGGCAAACTGAAGCTGAAGACTGACATTCGCCACCCGGCTGTCGACGATGGCCATCTTGACGGGGAGATCTTGAGCTTGATGTTTGCCCTGGACATGAATGGGACTACTGCGAAAATGCTACATTTTACTTGCACTAGTGGAAATAGATACAAATTGTCTTCTGAAATGTCTCCGCTCGGTAATCGGATATTTTATACCATCTACGCCAATCTATATGGCGAAAATGGTATTTTCAAGGAAGCTCCCATATATTATCATTTCATTTTGGGATATAAGTTCCGCAATGATACAAATTGGTATTCTTATACGTCTGAGGGTTTTGTCAAATTCGAGCGACCAGTGGATATATCAAAAAATCATAGGCTGGCACGAATGCTGTCCGTTCTGAGCAAATTGCTCTTGAATTTGCACGTGTATCCGCCCGTAGCAGTCCAAGTGTCACAGCAGGTTATGTGTTTCTCAATTGAATTTAGTGAGATTTTGATGGAGGTGAGTTACTTTTCACAAAATCTCTATTTATTTGACTTATGATTCATTATAATACTTTCAGGCCATCAGGCTATGCGTTCCTTATGCCAAAAATCCACGAAATTTATCTGCTGTCCACGTGAAGTTGTTAAACTGGAAGAAGGATGATGCTGTTATTCTTTCCGAACTATTAGCTCTATTTTCTATTACATAGATAGATAGAAACCACAAATTGGAGACTATATTCTTACTAGTTCTTCctaatatacaaatttttttcatcatcaTTTCAAATCTCTTTACTCACCAATTTCAATATAAACGATATTGCACCATATttgaatttcattttcaaaggtttaaaacttaaaaccaACATACTCTAAACATACTTTTATGACTAAACATACTCTTATTACTACtacctaaaatattaaataaggatttttattattttttcatgaTACACAACAGGATCTCCTAGgatcaaaataaaaagagaagTTTAATGTTATTTACCTTTTTTATCCACCAATTACAAGatacataataaatatttgaatttctcTGGAGAtgtattgtttattttctgtttATAATTAGGAAATAAATACCAAGTCCAAGTATAGGGTATTAAATTCTTCCAGCAACAAAAGCCcacaaaaatcaattaataaatGTTATCTGATTAATACACTTAACCAATTAACAAAGCAGGTCATTTCATGTATATTCAGTATCTGAAAAGAGAGGCACATTTTAAGATAAAACTATACTTTTAGGCTTccacctaaaaaaaaaagacggTAAACATATGTTTTTGAAATTTGCATGATTTAATTGTTTAGCTTATTAGCTTATTATAATTTGTCGTTTTTAAATTCGAGCAGGCCGAACTTGATTCGAATGTTTGCAAATGTTCCCgctagtttgttttttttttcattcttttttttatggacatacatagtttttttttttacccgGAAAGAAAATGCCTTTTGTTATTAAGTCATCGCTAGATCGCCAAACACAGAAACAGAATCGCGATTCATTTCCATCCAGTTTTCAAATTTCCATATCTGAGAATAGACGTAAATATTAATCAGACGCGCAGACAAATAAAGCTGTTAGCGGATAATGGGATATCAAGATAGAATTCGATGGGGTCACTTGagatttcttatttttttttagatgtGTGCTTTTTTTGGGCGTGCCTTTGTTTGCTCTTTATGGGCGCAAATACAATAAATTCACGCCACGGAACAACCGATGGATGGGTGATTTATAGCCCAACCAGAAAAACCTCAAGGTAAAGACAAAGAAAAGTTAATGAACATTTGCGCAGTTCGAAGAACTTACAAAAACTAGCAACAACTTAGTTTAAGTTGGGGGGTATGCTCTTAGTTAGTTGGTGGTGCTATATTAGTACGTGCTAAATGGTGTGGTTCAGCCTTCTTCTTGGACACTTGCATCCAATTCGGTGCGAATATATGTAGTTTGAGCTTCAGGAACTTCAGAATCAGAACACGTTTGGCTTCAGCTTGCCATCCTCGGTGTGGGTGCGAATGTATTCCAAGGATCGCAGGATATAGTCGGGTGTTGGTGGAGGCTGCGGTAGATGTCGTCCCACCACATGGAAGCCCAGCTCATCGGCTATGTATCGGGTTTCGATGGGCATTCCCTCAGGCGAGGTATAGCTATAAATTCCAATGGTTTCCAGGGCAGTTCCTGCGGCCTGAACGTCGATGCCATTGCTGGTTTTGAAGGCGAACTTAAAGACGCCCTCGTCGTCCAGCGGCGAAACCCGGAAGTCCGTGATCTGGGCATCCCGTTCGTCCCCGCCAACCAATCGACGGATCCGGCGAACACGCACCAAACGGGCATCCACTTCGAACCCAATCAGGCCCAAGCAGAGCAATCCAATCAGCTGAAACCAAAAGGGGTCTTATCAGCCATCGATATGATCACAGATCGGGAACACAGATTAGGGCTCATGGCCGAATGCTTACAAAATATCGcatatttgtattttgtttctggttttttttttgcacacaCCCCGGCAACACGGCACAAGATCACACAGTAAGTTTCGAAATAATTTCGAatatattttggaataattttcAGTTCGAATTTAAGGTCTCTTGGAACGAAGTGTACGACGTCTGTGAGGTTCAAAGTTAGCCACCGAACTGCCAATCCGGCGCGCTGCTGTTTTCAAATTTATATATGAGGAAAACATCTGCCCAAAACGTAAGCAGCGAAAATCTAATAAGCATAACCAAATGCCAATAATCACGCTGGCTTGGCTTCGCTTGGGTCCATCTTTTGTATCGGTTATCTGAAATGGACGCTACTACCCTACCCTACCCTAGACTAGCCAAAGATTCTCGATTTTTTGATACCAGGTCGCAGCGAATTGGCTAAATAATTCATTTCCGTTTTTATCTGGCGGATACCATGTTTGCTTATTCATATTTTATGGCTTTAAACGTCAGAGACGGATAAAAACGAGACTAAAAAGTGTCAAGTAGTTTGAGTTCTTGAAGATGCGAAGCCAATTTCGTTTGAAATTTATTATGGCAGTGGTTTTTGATATTTATGCCACTCAAGAGCGGAAGGCGTTCAACTTGATGGGTTTTTATTGTTTCGTTTATTGCATTTCTCTAACGGTATTTATCAATTCGTATAAAGCTTTTATTATCTAGTTTTAATGACAAAACTCGATTAAAATTTAGTCACTTAAACAAAAGCATTAAACTGCAAACAAAATTCGGCTTTGGCCCACTGAAAAAAAAGTGCTAATCACCAAAGTTACTTAACCATCTGGAGACGTTATAACACGGAAGCATTTTAGATCCCAGCATGTTCTCAAATAAtcacataaaaatataaaaataatttttaaagccTTTTCATGTTTTGTTTATACTTTTTGGCTTGAATCGAATGCAAATAAGGGCTATAAAAATCACAGAGAATGCGATAAAATCTAGGAAAATAGGCCATCAAATTATGAGAAGCCGACCAAGAATGGTATTAGAATTAACAGAAGTCGATTTAACGAGCTTTGATTTGTTAATCAGGCGAAGAAATATAATTAACGTAAGCAGTTCCGGATCAAGAAGAATGACACAGTATGGTTCTACAACTTTACAGTTTCAAAAGCAGACTGACTCTGACAGTCGTTGTCagttcgttgcctaagtcttttgttttttggcccaaatatAAGAATGTTTGCGAGTGGGCTGGCTTTGCtgcataaattataatatttgccAAACACGAAtaactaaacaaattaaatttttataacaaaACATAAGCAGGAGTTGTTTATTAACATAATTCTACATTTCTTAATTAATGTTCTCAAAGTGTCAAATACCCTGGGGGGGTCATAGTCATCCGAAAACTACTACGAAAACTATCTAATAGTTCACACACGCATCTCGACCGGAGAAGATGATCGTTTCGCAGAAGGAGAACTGGAAAAGGCAGTTGATCGGCGGTTGTGGTTTTAGTTTCGGCTTTGGTTTTCTAGTTTTTCGTGTTTGTGTTTCGCAACTGATTCTAAGGCTAAACTATTTGGCGTCGATTTGTGTTACTTAATTAATGTTGTCCGCGAAAAGATCTCGACTTGTTTGACTTGAAGATTTATGTCTGAAAATTAGCCGAAGATTATTTTCGCTTCTTGCTTTCATCTTCACCCAGTATGCTGCCCGTCTTTTATTGAAGACTATGTAAATGATGAATAAACGCTGGCCGTTGTTTCTTAATTAGCAAATACTTttcaaaagcaaacaaaacaaaataaatacaatgcAAATATCATTAGGCAAACGCATAGGCATTCTGATTGATGGAGTGATTGAATGATTCTGCAGCAGAGACACCTTGGCGGGCGGCAAGTTGTAAAGTCGCGCTATGCAAATCAGAGGGCGCGGGACCGAAACGTACAAGTCGTGCAAGGTCTAGGTCTGCATAGTTCCCAATCCCGCACAGTggttcaaaattcaatttaaatttatataaatatcaGTCAccctaaatatttttaaattttatttttggattcgTTACAcaaattcccaaaaaaaaaaaaaccgttccATTTACTTGATAAACAGAAGTTATTTAAtttgcaaaataattcaaaccaAACACCGAAACTCAATTTTAGCCATGATCGATGATTGTGCAGTGAACCTTTAGCATTTCCAGTTTGGCTTTAAAATCGCCAACAGTTTATCGAATAATCAAAGTTGACGTATTATTCGCATAATTAGCACGCCTcattaaatcaaattaatataTTTGGTATTGGCTTTTTAGTTAAGAGTTCGCCTCAACCATGACCTTTTACAGCAGCCgaaaatagaatttaattataataaattaatagcTAAATGCAGCAATTTGTCAGTCGCCGGAAAATCCATGAAATCGGTATGGGAATCAATATCGCACCACTGTGCATAACTTTCGATTTCATTTGAGACTGCTATGCAGGCACACCTACAAATAGACCCCGAAACGTCCGAAAACAACTTCATTGTCAGGCGATAATAGCCCGACATTAacacaaaattattataaatcaatTCCCGTGCTTCGGACTCGTCTTTTGAAGATGATTGGGATGATGATGctgcttttgattttttgactGCATCGATTCCTGATTTATGTTTTGTTTACCCCTCGATTTTGAATCAGAGAACTGTTCTCAGAAAGCGCcgttttgaataaaattagcACAAGCTCCCCCTGCTGAAATCGAAAGCTTCCTTTCGCACCCGTTTTAATCTCTTTAGGCCAGTCCAAATTCAACCTTCGACTGCAGCGGATCGTCGCTACTACCACGGCTATATAACGGTTTTATTTTGAATACTGAATCCGATTCAGGTTCGGTTTCAGGTTCGAGATCCAGACAGTAAAACCAAACATTtggaataattttaattaggAGATGATGTCTCCGTCATCGCGCTCGTTTTGCAAGGTTTGTGCGTCGATTGTTATTGAATTGTTTGTTGTTCGGACCCGCTAATCCTCCCGTACGTCAGATACTCGTCGTTATGGCCCTAGGATGCCTGCATTTTTGTAGTGGAATTGCCCGGGATTCGACGGCCAGAACCATCTACTACAGGAATATACCCCCAGACTCACTTGGCCACTACAGCTTCGATTTCCAGACCACCAATGGCATCACCACCAAGGGGGCTGGCAACGAAAACGGAGCAGTGGGAGTGGTCCAGTATGTGTCCCCCGAGGGCATTCCGGTGACCTTTTCGTACGTGGCCGATGCGAATGGATATCAGCCAACCGGAGATATGATTCCCACGATTCCGCTGCATGTAATCCGCCAGTTGGAATATATTCGAACCCACTCGCCCGTAGACGAGCGGAGGTCGAGGCGCTGGTAAAAAATCAGATACCAAAATTCCATATTAAAACAATTATATATTGACTCTTAAATAGCTGTCAATTATTGCCTGGCTGAATGCCGTTGCAGTTgaggaatatttaaattttgtatttatgttTATCGTTTTCACATGCAACTTGTGACATACTCAACGGCAATCAGCCGGCAACAGAATCATGCCAAAATATAtagcaaacaaataaatattctagaaatataaataaagtaCTAGgtttaattgatttttgttCTGGAATTCCGGAAAGTtgtacccaaaaaaaaacataatcaaaaaattacttttattattCGTAAGGCAAGTAAAAATAGGTAAGATATAAACATCAAGaacttattaaatatataaattaaagaCTCGATTTTTGAagtaaattgtttttaaaagttttaataaaacataaaaactcTCTATGACAAATATAGTAGAAGCTTATCGgccagataatttttttagaatataaattaattcttttgaGACAAAACTAAAGTGGTTCTTTCAGCTAAAATGTCagcttaaatatatttaaagatCATGCAAAAAAAGTTCATTAATGTTCGTTGTTTATGAACCATAACTCAAAGAACAGAATCTTAAGTAGCAAAGAATTTAAATGCTTCACAAGTTCTCTCAGTGTACATTCCAAAATCAGAGGTGCAAACCATTTTCAGAATATTCTTTGAAATAGTCGAAGATTTATGAACTGCAGAACTAGTCGAGATCATGTTTTCTATGCTAATGATTCAGAAACTAAATTGAACCAAAATGCCAGCTTTCATCAACACATTGTGAGCTggtttcttaaaaaaataaatattgtcaTACTTCTCCGATGGGTTGACCTTGTCTTTAAGAACGACTTTCGCTTTTAAAGGTAATCAAAGAAAAGATTGTCGCTTATTTGCATGTGGGCGCCTAATTAAGGTCGTTGCATAATATTGACCGACTAGTCGAGACCCACTTTATGTAACCAGACTAATAAACCAAATTGAGTTAACACCGTCCACAAAGTTGGCATTAAATGTCACCGAAACAAGTTGCTGATTGATGCTCGTGCTCGCCTCAAATTAATCTCCAATTTGGTTCCGGCCTTGGGGGAAGATATATCACCAATAGATTACGGTGGGCACCTCCGGAGTTCCATCATGTAAAGCCAATTCCCCCGCTGATGCAGTGCGTCGGCTATCCAACTAGTTGGCAGAACCATTCATATTCAGACAAAATCAAATATGAATTATTCATGACGGGTTCGCTTATCTGATCGCCCCTTTCAACAGAAGCATTAAGCTCTCAAACACATATTAGACAGATGACTGGCAACATGTCGGGAAACACGACCAATTTGTATCCATCCCTCTTCCAGATTTTGAACTATTCCGAAAAACTTTAGTTTCTAACCAGTTGTAGGTtctgtttttcggattttgcgAATCTTTATCCACGTGCCAGTCCGGTTGCAGGGGTATCAGCTTTTGTTATTTTCGACTGCCCCGGCTAAATATCAGCGGTTGCTGATTTATGGATCGGAACAAGCATTCATAAGGCTTTAATGACAGGCTTAACTGCTTTAATGCCACCGCTGGGAGTTTAGCATCCAACCAAGTATTAAATCTTATTAATCAACTAATTTAAGAATTAAGAATCAACTTCAAAGGCGACAAACGGGTGTTGGGTAATTTAGACCGAGTCGAAAGTTTTGCCTttaaatatgaatttttaacaaTCTTTTTGTTCATAAGTGAGGCGGTTATCTTTTCAAAGGTCAATGGCCCACTAAACTTGAAAAAGGTGTGTTCAAATCAATGTTAACATTATGTAAAGTAAACttgtaaattttaaaattcagACATTTATGTATACCAAGTTCAAAGATAAAGGTCGATGACTTTGAACTTGATGACTCTACACTGACGTGTAATGTTTAATTACTAATAGGAAAATCTATTTGTTTTCAAATCATGGAAGCTAACTATTTGACTCCGTTCCTTGCAAAATCAGAACGCAAAAACACTTTttcaaagaaaaatttaaaattagttttccACCATAGAGTTGAGTTAATATTTGAGATGCCACTTCACTGCTCACGTTACCCAACACTAATTTTTACGTTTTTAACACTTCAATTGGATATTTACTAAcacttgaaaaataaaaaacatttctgCGAGACAATAATATGATATAGGAATTGCTAAAATTCTAAACGAAAACGACCAGGCTAGACTAGTTTGGATTCCATACCACCCTTAATTGACTGTCACTCTCTCTTCCCAAGAAATCAAACAAATCGCCATGGTTTTGGGGTGAgtaaaattgcaatttttggCAACTTACGTAAGCAGAGTTTGCTAATTTGTATCTAATATTTTGCAGATTTCTGCTGCGCGGAAGCGCTGTCGCTGGAGTCGTGTACTACACCCAGAGTGTTGGCATCTGGGGCAGCACGGACAAGACCGATAAGCTGTACAACAACGTCAAATCGGAGCTCTGCCCGTACGTCCAAAAGGCGAAGAAACAGCTGCCGTTCGAGGTTCCTCAGCTGCCCAAGTCCGGAGAGATCCGATTCCTGGCAAAGCACTACTATAACGAGGGCGTCAAGAGCTCCTTCCGCTTCGTTCACATGCTGCCCTGCTACGCCGGCCGGGGCCTGAAGAAGATTAAGGACACCTTCGAGGACTTTGCCAAGTCACCGGCAATCACCGGCGGTGAAACCGGTGCGGCGAAATAATCCACTTTGGGAGGCTGTTTTCGTGTTAGCTCATAGTTAGCCTATTGAATAATGTCTGTGTAAAGTTTACGGATCCGTAGTCCAGCGGATCCATGACGAAAAAACTGTTTTTGGCGTACTTAAACGCATCGAGCTGGAACTTCCAGTtcagaaatacaaaaatttacgTGGTAAGCGGCTAAGATCGCGCTAAAAGTTGAAAGTATTTGATTTAAACAACGGGAATGATTGGGTTGGTTACTCCAGTTTATCACTTCAAAAGCTTCGTAATGCTTGTTTTAAAAACTATACCTTCAGTGATTTATTATAAGTTTTTTAGGAGGTCTAGGTAAACAAAACTCTTAGACCGGATAGcctattattatatttgtgATATGCGCTTCTATAAATATCCAAGTGATTCTCCTTTTTTGTTCCCTGTTAGCAGTCTGAGTTAATTTACTTAGATCTTCTCCTATCACACGTAAGACGCCTGTCTCCTGGCCGAAAAAAAACCTGGAGCAACTGATTTATTAAACACTACCGCTCCGGATTTGTATTTGGCTAGCCAGGGAGAAAAAAAACCCAGAGTGAGTTGTCACGGTGATGTCTCTGAAACAcgtgaattatttattttttgtgggtTCTCGTCAGTCGTACGGAGATCGCATCCACATAGGTATTGTACATACTAGAACTGATAACATGATATTATTGCTGTAAACATTGTTTAAGATTGGAAATATATACTACGATGGCGGTTGTCCAACAAACCGGAgataaaatgaaaacaaaacgaTCCGCCGTCATCTTTCAGTGGAATGGTTGACATTTTACAGCAGCTTCCGTTACGGTTTGAATGAGAAATAACagaatattacgcatacgccacgGTGGCCAGagtaaatattaaacaaagcTTTAAATGCTACCCAACGGACGTCACTGAAGGGGTTCGTACGCCCGCTGGCTGATAACAATATGGTGCTATAATTTGGGCTACCAAGGAGTCGGAGATTATGGCCCAAAAGTCAACTCGAAAATGGTAACAAAAGATAGAGAGACCTAGCCACTGGCCATCCCCAAAAACCCATTCGGATTCGGCTGTCATCGCTTTAAATTTAGACAGGCACTTGAGACCATCGTCTTCGATTATCTGCCGGGTAATAATACacgtttttaatttcaatttcgaGTACGTTTATTTGCAATTCTATTTATTGTATTTGATATTTACTGAATGCCCCTGACGCGGGCTTCTATTTACATGGCAcaccattttccatttttgtttttaattaattaaacttttcGCATCCAAACACAAGCAACTGTCTAACCGCCTGCCAGATGTTGTCTTGAGATAAAGACTTTACTTGGCCCCTCCAAAACTGGGCGCCAAAAACTGACACCGCGGATGACTCATCCTACAGTCATATTGAAGATAAAGATATAGATCTTGAGAAATTTCCCTCTCAATGATCGAATCACGCAATCACGTGCTAACCAGGACTCCGTTGCCGTCGGATAAATATTATACAATAGCTTGGACCAATATTTGTGGGTAAACACGAGAATCACATTGCCACCGACCCATAAAAATCGCTGCAAATAAACTTTTAACCTCGAAACCAAAGCACCCACCCAACACCTTCGTCCGGATTCAAGCGGATCGGACCATGGCATTGACTCCAGAGTGTAGAGTGTACTGGAGCTCTGGAGCAAATAGGACGATAGCCGCGATAAGCCATGCTCTTTGCGCGCCAAATTGGCCAAATAAGATCACAAGTGGGCGCTGTTTGCCTTGGCAATGCgaacaataattaaataagtcTTCTTGTTAAATATTCCCAGATCAAATATGCTCAGCTACGGgcatttcatttaattaaagTTCTTAAAATAACCCCGATAAGAGGTGAGAAATTGAGAAAAGTCCGTTGGGGAATTGACGTAAGAactgtttttgtattttttttgggtagttttataactttcaGGATTTTCAATGTTTTAACCCAGAAATTAATAGAGATTTTGGTGTATTTTTAGGTCAGAATTTATAGAGTCTTATAGGATTCAATTccttttcattatttttataagaaagACAGGAAGAAAAGTATAAGGAAACCCCCACAATGACCTAAgctttaaaattaagttttagCCATAAATGTTTACaacttttttaaatcataTAAAATTTTGTGTAAACTTTTATCTATCTCGTGCTATTGTAGCACTTGAATTGTCTCGTACACCTGTCCACTGAACAAATGAGGGAATAAATCATTCAAACATAA of the Drosophila ananassae strain 14024-0371.13 chromosome 2R, ASM1763931v2, whole genome shotgun sequence genome contains:
- the LOC26514723 gene encoding uncharacterized protein LOC26514723, translating into MALRLKDSIEILVEKTSLYERPEHEIFRKDSADITRKIIQCLHETNSTFLPEFEDLNTTCLFWNHPFPPFRLPILWIKMPFEIDSDRVIGKLKLKTDIRHPAVDDGHLDGEILSLMFALDMNGTTAKMLHFTCTSGNRYKLSSEMSPLGNRIFYTIYANLYGENGIFKEAPIYYHFILGYKFRNDTNWYSYTSEGFVKFERPVDISKNHRLARMLSVLSKLLLNLHVYPPVAVQVSQQVMCFSIEFSEILMEAIRLCVPYAKNPRNLSAVHVKLLNWKKDDAVILSELLALFSIT
- the LOC6493145 gene encoding pupal cuticle protein Edg-78E, whose protein sequence is MRYFLIGLLCLGLIGFEVDARLVRVRRIRRLVGGDERDAQITDFRVSPLDDEGVFKFAFKTSNGIDVQAAGTALETIGIYSYTSPEGMPIETRYIADELGFHVVGRHLPQPPPTPDYILRSLEYIRTHTEDGKLKPNVF
- the LOC6506836 gene encoding pupal cuticle protein Edg-78E — encoded protein: MMSPSSRSFCKILVVMALGCLHFCSGIARDSTARTIYYRNIPPDSLGHYSFDFQTTNGITTKGAGNENGAVGVVQYVSPEGIPVTFSYVADANGYQPTGDMIPTIPLHVIRQLEYIRTHSPVDERRSRRW
- the LOC6506837 gene encoding MICOS complex subunit MIC13 homolog QIL1; amino-acid sequence: MVLGFLLRGSAVAGVVYYTQSVGIWGSTDKTDKLYNNVKSELCPYVQKAKKQLPFEVPQLPKSGEIRFLAKHYYNEGVKSSFRFVHMLPCYAGRGLKKIKDTFEDFAKSPAITGGETGAAK